Below is a genomic region from Oenanthe melanoleuca isolate GR-GAL-2019-014 linkage group LGE22, OMel1.0, whole genome shotgun sequence.
CCCCACAGTGACCAGTGACCCACTGCGGGCCACTAACACCCCCACAGTGACCAGTGACCGACTATGGGCCACCGGCACCGCCGCAGTGACCAGTGATCCACTGGGGGCTATCGGGACCCCCACAGTGACCAGTGACCTACTGGGGGCTACCGGCACCGCCACAGTGACCAGTGACCGACTATGGGCCACCGGGACCCCCACAGTGACCACTGACCGACTGGGGGGCCACCGGCACCCCCacagtgaccagtgacaggCTATGGGCTACCGGGACCGCCACAGTGACCAGTGACCGACTATGGGCTACCGGCACCCCCATAGTGACCAGTGACCGGCTATGGGCCACTGGCACCGCCACAGTGACCAGTGACCGGCTATGGGCCACCGGCACCCCCACAGTGACCAGTGACCGACTATGGGCTACCGGCACCCCCATAGTGACCAGTGACACCCCTCCCACCGCCTCCCCCCACTGGCCGCCATTGGCACCCCAACAGCGGCACCGATGCCCCCACTGTGACCCCCCAGAGTGCCCCCCCCATTAAATCCACACTGCAGAGCGGGGTGGGCACAGCCATGTATTGCCAAAACCGGGAGCAGCGGGGCAGGACCCCCCGACCCCCCCCCGCGGCAGCCAGTGTCCCCCACTCGGTCTGGGGGGGCTCCACAGCGGGTCTGGGGGTGCCCCCTGCTCGCATCCCGTGTCTCTGGGGCACCAAAAcctcctgccccgctcctggGGGGGACAACGatcccccagggacaccccagggaccaggagcaggaatggggggGCCCTTCCCTGACCCCACACCTGTCCCGCAGCCAGGGGACCCCCCTCCCCCCAATCCCGGGGTCCTTCCACTCCCCATCCCGAGGGTCCCAcgtccccatccccaccccgCAGCCAGAGTCTCTGTTCCCCCATCCCGGGGGTCTCCGCCCCATCCCGGGGGTCTCTGCCCCATCCCGGGGTTCCCCCCCGCAGCCCCCCTCAGATCTCCTCCAGGAAGTccacagggaacagccccacTTTGCGGCCGGTGAAGACTTTGACGTAACCGTTCACCTCCTCCCCCTTCTGCACCACGATCTGGGGGCGAGACGGGATCGGGTGAGatccccccgggacccccccagagcagggggaaCCCCCAGGAAccccccagagcagggggaaCCCCAGGAGTGGAGGGGTCGCTCTCAcccggggggctgggggaggtggGAAGTGGGGGGACGGTGATGCTGGTGATGGGATGGGGGGCTTGGagggggggctgggggtccccGAATGTTGTTGGCTGGGGTCCCGTCTCACCTGATCCTTCTTGAGCGTGATCTGCCCGATCTCCCGGTTGCCCACGAAGGAACGCGTCACCTTGTGCACCCGCTCGCCCGCCCGCACCCGGATGATGAAATTCGGGGGGAAATATCCGACTTTCTCACCGATCTTCCCCTGGAAGGAGCAGTGGAGGAGTGTAGGGGGGGTTGGAGCCCATCGGGGGTCTCAgatccctttccctgcaggtTTGGGGGTCCCCCCTTGCTGTGCCGAGTGCTTACCCTCCACCACTCCTCGTTGGAGTCATCGACCACCGTGATCTTCTCCCCCGGcctggaggggaaggaagggcagTGAGAGGGGCAGGACCCCCAGGGAGACCCCCCAGGAAAATCAGAATCAGCTCCTCGAGCCCCGTGTCCGGCGTGGGACACGCAGCCCGTGGGCTCAGGGACACGCAGGTCCTGCACggagcagctcagccttggGAAATCCAGGATCAAGCATCaagccaaaccccaaaatctttGGGAAAAGCCCGGGACGAGCTGGGAACTCACGGGAAGTCCAGGTCGTCCTTCTCCAGGGCTTTGAAGCGATAAAGTGCCACGAAATAGTGGGACTGCAGGAACGCCCCCGGCTGTGGCTTCTTGCTCTGGCGGGCACAGCGGGGTTGGCAGTCCCCGAGGACCCCGCGGGAGATCCCAcgggctcagctcagggcttTGGGGTGCGGGGCGGGGATGAGGGGGTACCTTGTCATCTGTTGGGCTCTTCTCAGCCTTCTTGTCCCCCTCGGAGGCACCTGGGAACCGGAGGAGGGGTCACAGCTCTGCGGGCGGCGCCTCCTCAGCCCATGCGGGGATGCAGCGAGAGCCCCAGGGCGGGGACACGAACTGGGGACCCCCTTTCTGCAGGGCAAACCCACCGAACGCAACCAGGgggtccctccctgtcccacgggctcagcccccagccctcGGCCCCGCGCTCACCACCCTCGGCTTTGCCCCCCACCGGCTTCGCGGCCTCCGACTCCTCGTCCATCATCGCAGCCAGGGGCTGGAAGGCAGAGAGAGCTCTCagagggtgggaatgggggggCCGGGGGGTGAGTGGGGTGCAGCCCCACCCCACACTCACGTTCTTCTTGTCGTCCTGCCCCTTCTTGCGCTCCTTGTTGGCCATGATGACTCCCGTGCGCAGCGTCTCGAACACGGGATCGCTCCTGTTTGCTGGGGGGGGCAGGGGAATGGTGAGggggggtcagggatggggacaccccatggctggggacacccaggggatTTACCGAGCTGGTCCTTGGTGCCGGCGTACTGCTGCTCGCTGTAGAGGGGGGAGCTGTACGCCCGGCGGAACCCGGGTGGctgcggggacagagcgggggTCACAGCATCAGCCACCCCCCGGagccacctgcagagctggggggacCCCGGGGTCCCCTCAGAGCCAGGAAATGGCAGCGGTGGTGGCACCTGGGGGCGACACTCACGATCTTGCCGAAGCAGCGCTGCATCTCCACGTAGGACTGGCAGTGGTGGTGGATGTTTGTTTTGCAGTTCTTGCACCTCAGGCCAAATTTGTTGTTGACTGGCAGTGGAGGGGGGTGGAAAGCAGAGGGAAtgtgacactgcagctgtgAAACGGCCCGGAcggagccctgagcagccttggcccccagccccagccctgcccacggCCCCCGGCCCCCTCAGGACTCACGGACGATCATGCGGGCACAAACATCGCAGAATTTGGGCTTTTTGAAGTAATGATCTTTGAACTTGTGAGGTTTGTCATTAACAAGTTTCTCGGGTTCGGGAGGGGGTTCgggctcctcctcctcttcctcctcctcctcatcctcgtAGATGTAGAAGATGGGTCCCCCCGAGGGGCTGACCAGCTCCCCGTTGGGCTGCGGCTCCGGCGCCGGCTCCTCCTTGGGCTTTCGCTGGAAAAGTTGTTtcagcttctgcagctgctggggcaggagaggaggctgGTGTGGCAGT
It encodes:
- the STAC3 gene encoding SH3 and cysteine-rich domain-containing protein 3 isoform X4; translated protein: MIVLNNKFGLRCKNCKTNIHHHCQSYVEMQRCFGKIPPGFRRAYSSPLYSEQQYAGTKDQLANRSDPVFETLRTGVIMANKERKKGQDDKKNPLAAMMDEESEAAKPVGGKAEGGASEGDKKAEKSPTDDKSKKPQPGAFLQSHYFVALYRFKALEKDDLDFPPGEKITVVDDSNEEWWRGKIGEKVGYFPPNFIIRVRAGERVHKVTRSFVGNREIGQITLKKDQIVVQKGEEVNGYVKVFTGRKVGLFPVDFLEEI
- the STAC3 gene encoding SH3 and cysteine-rich domain-containing protein 3 isoform X2, which codes for MTEKEVPEPPASPASGGKPKSRLQKLKQLFQRKPKEEPAPEPQPNGELVSPSGGPIFYIYEDEEEEEEEEEPEPPPEPEKLVNDKPHKFKDHYFKKPKFCDVCARMIVLNNKFGLRCKNCKTNIHHHCQSYVEMQRCFGKIPPGFRRAYSSPLYSEQQYAGTKDQLANRSDPVFETLRTGVIMANKERKKGQDDKKNPLAAMMDEESEAAKPVGGKAEGGASEGDKKAEKSPTDDKSKKPQPGAFLQSHYFVALYRFKALEKDDLDFPPGEKITVVDDSNEEWWRGKIGEKVGYFPPNFIIRVRAGERVHKVTRSFVGNREIGQITLKKDQIVVQKGEEVNGYVKVFTGRKVGLFPVDFLEEI
- the STAC3 gene encoding SH3 and cysteine-rich domain-containing protein 3 isoform X1; amino-acid sequence: MTEKEVPEPPASPASGGKPKSRQLQKLKQLFQRKPKEEPAPEPQPNGELVSPSGGPIFYIYEDEEEEEEEEEPEPPPEPEKLVNDKPHKFKDHYFKKPKFCDVCARMIVLNNKFGLRCKNCKTNIHHHCQSYVEMQRCFGKIPPGFRRAYSSPLYSEQQYAGTKDQLANRSDPVFETLRTGVIMANKERKKGQDDKKNPLAAMMDEESEAAKPVGGKAEGGASEGDKKAEKSPTDDKSKKPQPGAFLQSHYFVALYRFKALEKDDLDFPPGEKITVVDDSNEEWWRGKIGEKVGYFPPNFIIRVRAGERVHKVTRSFVGNREIGQITLKKDQIVVQKGEEVNGYVKVFTGRKVGLFPVDFLEEI
- the STAC3 gene encoding SH3 and cysteine-rich domain-containing protein 3 isoform X3, which produces MTEKEVPEPPASPASGGKPKSRRKPKEEPAPEPQPNGELVSPSGGPIFYIYEDEEEEEEEEEPEPPPEPEKLVNDKPHKFKDHYFKKPKFCDVCARMIVLNNKFGLRCKNCKTNIHHHCQSYVEMQRCFGKIPPGFRRAYSSPLYSEQQYAGTKDQLANRSDPVFETLRTGVIMANKERKKGQDDKKNPLAAMMDEESEAAKPVGGKAEGGASEGDKKAEKSPTDDKSKKPQPGAFLQSHYFVALYRFKALEKDDLDFPPGEKITVVDDSNEEWWRGKIGEKVGYFPPNFIIRVRAGERVHKVTRSFVGNREIGQITLKKDQIVVQKGEEVNGYVKVFTGRKVGLFPVDFLEEI